From the Pseudomonas sp. SORT22 genome, one window contains:
- a CDS encoding HDOD domain-containing protein, whose protein sequence is MNKMAEMIQAHLLSAIDNDDLVLPTLPEVALSIREAAEDSEISVSTLSKVIGRDAALSARLIKVVNSPLLRAATEVTDLQTAITRLGINYSCNLAIGLVIEQIFHARSDVVEQKMREIWSKSLEVAGISYELCLRFTQLKPDQAALAGLVHQIGALPILLYAEEHNELLSDPVSLNYVIEQIHPALGDKILSVWEFPEQLVHLPGLIQDLDRGTDKVDYVDIVQIAQVLSSNSKERPLAALPAYRHLGLPTGTELQASDLLNAKAMFR, encoded by the coding sequence ATGAACAAGATGGCCGAGATGATCCAGGCCCACCTGCTGAGCGCCATCGACAACGATGACCTGGTGCTGCCGACCCTGCCGGAAGTGGCCTTGAGCATTCGCGAAGCCGCCGAAGACAGCGAGATCAGCGTCAGTACCCTAAGCAAGGTGATCGGTCGCGATGCAGCGTTGTCGGCGCGCCTGATCAAGGTGGTCAACAGCCCCTTGCTGCGCGCCGCCACCGAGGTCACCGACCTGCAAACGGCCATCACCCGCCTGGGCATCAACTACAGCTGCAACCTGGCGATCGGCCTGGTGATCGAGCAGATCTTCCATGCCCGCTCGGATGTGGTTGAGCAAAAAATGCGCGAGATCTGGTCAAAAAGCCTCGAAGTGGCTGGCATCAGCTATGAGCTGTGCCTGCGATTCACCCAGCTCAAGCCGGACCAGGCAGCCCTCGCTGGCCTGGTTCATCAGATTGGCGCACTGCCGATCCTGCTGTATGCCGAAGAGCACAACGAGCTGCTCTCCGACCCGGTCAGCCTGAACTATGTAATCGAACAGATTCACCCGGCACTGGGCGACAAGATCCTCAGCGTCTGGGAGTTCCCCGAGCAACTGGTGCACCTGCCCGGGCTGATCCAGGACCTGGATCGCGGCACCGACAAGGTCGACTACGTCGATATTGTGCAGATCGCCCAGGTACTCAGCAGCAACAGCAAGGAGCGACCGCTGGCCGCCCTGCCCGCCTACCGCCACCTTGGCCTGCCCACCGGCACTGAGCTGCAGGCCAGCGACCTGCTAAATGCCAAGGCGATGTTCCGCTAG
- a CDS encoding AbrB family transcriptional regulator, with product MSDGRLKLYWATGLVGLAGGYLASRVGWPLPWMVGSLLAIILVRCLTPWQLSEIPGGRKCGQWIIGIGIGLHFTPAVVEQVASNFGLIFCGALITSVSSVVGVWLLRRTGEDRATAFFSSMPGGSGEMVNLGARNGAVLSQVAAAQSLRVLAVVLCVPALFKFLLGNGVPLTHAGSVHWGWLVVICPLGVLLALGWQRLKQPNPWLFGPLLVAAVASVSANLQVALPDGASQIGQWLIGSGLGCHFNRAFFRRAPSFLGRTLIATALTMLIAGLAAGVLSVMTNLDLRSLTLGMMPGGIAEMSLTAETLQLSVPLVTALQVMRLLFVLFLAEPLFRHWDKRCD from the coding sequence ATGTCTGATGGCCGCTTGAAACTGTACTGGGCCACCGGCCTGGTCGGCCTGGCCGGCGGTTACCTCGCCAGCAGGGTCGGCTGGCCGCTGCCGTGGATGGTCGGCTCGTTGCTGGCGATCATCCTCGTGCGTTGCCTGACGCCCTGGCAATTGAGCGAGATCCCCGGCGGGCGCAAATGCGGGCAGTGGATCATCGGTATCGGGATCGGCCTGCACTTCACCCCGGCGGTGGTCGAGCAGGTGGCGAGCAACTTCGGCCTGATTTTCTGCGGGGCGCTGATCACCAGTGTTTCCAGTGTGGTCGGGGTGTGGTTGCTGCGCCGTACTGGCGAAGACCGGGCCACAGCGTTCTTTTCCAGCATGCCCGGTGGCTCCGGGGAGATGGTCAACCTCGGCGCCCGTAACGGTGCGGTGCTCAGCCAGGTGGCGGCAGCGCAGAGTTTGCGGGTGCTGGCGGTGGTGCTGTGTGTGCCGGCGCTGTTCAAGTTTTTGCTCGGCAATGGCGTGCCGCTGACCCACGCCGGGAGCGTGCACTGGGGCTGGCTGGTTGTGATCTGCCCGCTGGGGGTGTTGCTGGCCCTGGGCTGGCAGCGTTTGAAACAACCCAACCCGTGGCTGTTCGGGCCGTTGCTGGTGGCGGCGGTGGCCAGTGTCAGCGCCAACCTGCAGGTGGCCCTGCCCGATGGCGCCAGCCAGATCGGCCAATGGCTGATCGGCAGCGGTCTGGGTTGTCACTTCAACCGCGCGTTCTTTCGCCGGGCACCGTCGTTTCTCGGCCGCACCTTGATTGCCACGGCGCTGACCATGTTGATCGCAGGCCTTGCGGCGGGTGTGCTCAGTGTCATGACCAACCTCGACCTGCGCTCGCTGACCCTGGGCATGATGCCCGGCGGCATCGCCGAAATGAGCCTGACCGCCGAAACCCTGCAACTGTCGGTGCCACTGGTCACGGCGCTACAGGTGATGCGTTTGCTGTTCGTGCTGTTTCTGGCCGAACCGTTATTCAGGCACTGGGACAAACGCTGCGACTGA
- a CDS encoding tripartite tricarboxylate transporter TctB family protein, giving the protein MILQRLFALFLLALCAALAVMAWPYQAAFSYEPVGPRAYPLLMLGLMAAGLLYLAFRPTPIVHKDDEPELDRETLNKIGLCVALLLVFAATFEPLGFIVSSILIGVPMARLYGGRWLPSVVIIGLMSIALYWLFDRVMDVPLPLGLLDVLEN; this is encoded by the coding sequence ATGATCCTGCAACGTCTCTTCGCCCTGTTTTTGCTGGCGCTGTGCGCCGCCCTGGCCGTCATGGCCTGGCCCTACCAGGCAGCCTTTTCCTACGAACCGGTCGGGCCACGTGCCTATCCCTTGCTGATGCTCGGCCTGATGGCCGCCGGCCTGCTGTACCTGGCCTTTCGTCCCACGCCGATCGTGCACAAGGACGACGAACCCGAACTGGACCGCGAAACCCTGAACAAGATCGGCCTCTGCGTCGCCTTGCTGCTGGTCTTTGCCGCCACCTTCGAGCCACTGGGCTTCATTGTCAGCAGCATCCTCATCGGCGTGCCGATGGCGCGCCTGTATGGCGGGCGCTGGTTGCCCAGCGTGGTGATCATCGGCCTGATGAGCATCGCCCTGTACTGGCTGTTCGACCGTGTGATGGATGTGCCCCTGCCCCTCGGCCTGCTCGACGTTCTGGAGAACTGA
- a CDS encoding OprD family porin: protein MLSMQPQAYAPTRRLPSRQTAVASALALAGVAPLSQAAFFDDSKASFETRNMYFNRDFRDGTSAQQSKRDEWAQGFMLNFESGYTDGTVGFGLDALGMLGIKLDSSPDRTGTGLLPTHDDGRAADEYSKLGLTGKVKISATELKIGTLIPELPTLQPNDGRILPQTFEGGLLTSGEIKNLTFTGGRLEKARDRDSTNNEDIALNNKNSRFLGTVAGNHFDMAGLDYRFTDKITGSYHWAQLDDVYRQHFVGLIASQPWGPGTFGADLRMAFSDDQGQARGGNIDNTALNGMLSYGLNGHKLSAGYQHLSGDTAFPYVDGADPYLVNFVQINDFAGADERSWQARYDYDFSKLGIPGLTFMSRYISGDNVSLANGGEGKEWERNTEFKYVVQSGALKNVAVRLRNATFRSNFARDADEVRLLVSYSLALW from the coding sequence ATGCTGTCCATGCAGCCGCAGGCGTACGCGCCTACCCGACGTCTACCTTCCCGCCAGACCGCAGTTGCCAGCGCCCTCGCCCTTGCCGGCGTCGCCCCGTTGAGCCAGGCCGCCTTCTTCGATGACAGCAAGGCGAGCTTCGAAACCCGCAACATGTACTTCAACCGCGACTTTCGCGATGGCACCAGCGCCCAGCAATCCAAGCGTGACGAATGGGCCCAGGGCTTCATGCTCAATTTCGAGTCAGGTTATACCGACGGCACTGTAGGCTTCGGCCTGGATGCCCTGGGGATGCTCGGTATCAAGCTCGACTCAAGCCCCGACCGCACCGGCACCGGCCTGCTGCCAACCCACGACGATGGCCGCGCCGCCGACGAGTATTCCAAACTCGGCCTGACCGGCAAGGTGAAGATTTCCGCGACCGAACTCAAGATCGGCACGCTGATCCCGGAGCTGCCGACCCTGCAGCCCAACGACGGGCGCATCCTGCCGCAGACCTTCGAGGGCGGCCTGCTGACCTCGGGCGAGATCAAAAACCTGACATTTACCGGCGGGCGCCTGGAAAAAGCCCGCGACCGCGACAGCACCAACAACGAGGACATCGCCCTCAACAACAAGAACAGCCGATTTCTTGGCACCGTCGCCGGCAACCATTTCGACATGGCCGGCCTGGACTACAGGTTCACCGACAAGATCACCGGCAGCTACCACTGGGCCCAGCTCGATGACGTCTACCGCCAGCACTTCGTCGGCCTGATCGCCTCCCAGCCGTGGGGCCCGGGCACCTTCGGCGCCGACCTGCGCATGGCCTTCAGTGACGACCAGGGCCAGGCCCGCGGCGGCAACATCGACAACACCGCGCTCAACGGCATGCTCAGCTACGGCCTGAACGGCCACAAGCTCAGCGCCGGCTACCAGCACCTGTCCGGCGACACCGCCTTCCCCTATGTCGATGGCGCCGACCCGTACCTGGTCAACTTCGTACAGATCAACGACTTCGCCGGCGCCGACGAGCGCTCCTGGCAAGCCCGTTACGACTACGACTTCAGCAAGCTCGGCATCCCCGGCCTGACCTTCATGAGCCGCTACATCAGCGGCGATAATGTCAGCCTGGCCAATGGTGGCGAGGGCAAGGAGTGGGAACGCAACACCGAGTTCAAGTACGTGGTGCAAAGTGGCGCCCTGAAAAACGTCGCCGTGCGCCTGCGCAACGCCACCTTCCGCTCCAACTTCGCCCGCGATGCCGACGAAGTGCGACTGCTGGTGAGTTACAGCCTCGCGCTGTGGTAA
- a CDS encoding response regulator codes for MRVLLVEDHLQLAESVAQALKSTGLTVDVLHDGVAADLALASEEYAVAVLDVGLPRMDGFEVLARLRARGKTVPVLMLTARSDVKDRVHGLNLGADDYLAKPFELTELEARVKALLRRSVLGGERQQRCGPLVYDLDTRRFTLGEELLTLTSREQAVLEALIARPGRVMSKEQLAAQVFGLDEEASADAIEIYVHRLRKKLDGHAVAIVTFRGLGYLLEHKDA; via the coding sequence ATGCGTGTGCTGCTCGTCGAAGACCATCTGCAACTGGCCGAAAGCGTGGCCCAGGCCCTGAAAAGCACCGGCCTGACCGTGGATGTGCTGCATGATGGCGTGGCCGCCGACCTGGCCCTGGCCAGCGAGGAATACGCCGTGGCGGTGCTCGATGTCGGCCTGCCGCGGATGGACGGCTTCGAGGTGCTGGCGCGCCTGCGGGCCCGCGGCAAGACCGTGCCGGTGCTGATGCTGACCGCGCGCAGCGACGTCAAGGACCGGGTCCATGGCCTGAACCTGGGCGCCGACGATTACCTGGCCAAGCCGTTCGAGCTGACCGAGCTTGAGGCGCGGGTCAAGGCCCTGCTGCGCCGTAGCGTGCTCGGTGGCGAGCGCCAGCAGCGCTGCGGGCCACTGGTTTACGACCTCGATACCCGGCGCTTCACCCTCGGCGAAGAACTGCTGACCCTGACCTCCCGCGAGCAGGCGGTGCTCGAAGCACTGATTGCGCGGCCCGGGCGGGTGATGAGCAAGGAGCAACTGGCCGCCCAGGTGTTCGGCCTGGACGAAGAAGCCAGCGCCGATGCTATCGAAATCTACGTGCACCGCTTGCGCAAGAAGCTCGACGGCCATGCCGTGGCGATCGTCACCTTCAGGGGGCTCGGCTACCTGCTCGAGCACAAAGATGCGTAA
- a CDS encoding tripartite tricarboxylate transporter substrate binding protein, translating to MTFSLRRIALATGCLLLAGNVLAGEPKRPECIAPASPGGGFDLTCKLVQSALVNEKILSKPMRVTYMPGGVGAVAYNAVVAQRPADAGTLVAWSSGSLLNLAQGKFGRFDENAVRWLAAVGTSYGAIAVKSDSPYKTLDDLVAALKKDPSKVVIGSGGTVGSQDWMQTALIAKAAGINPRDLRYVALEGGGEIATALLGGHIQVGSTDISDSMPHIQSGDMRLLAVFAETRLDEPEMKNIPTAKEQGYDIVWPVVRGFYLGPKVTDEEYDWWKASFDKLLASEEFAKLRDQRELFPFAMTGAELDTYVKKQVADYKALAKEFGLIQ from the coding sequence ATGACTTTTTCACTGCGCCGCATTGCCCTCGCCACCGGTTGCCTGCTGCTGGCCGGCAACGTTCTGGCGGGAGAACCGAAACGCCCTGAATGCATCGCCCCGGCTTCGCCCGGCGGCGGTTTCGACCTGACCTGCAAACTGGTGCAAAGCGCCCTGGTCAACGAAAAGATCCTCAGCAAACCGATGCGCGTCACCTACATGCCCGGCGGTGTCGGCGCGGTGGCCTATAACGCGGTGGTCGCCCAGCGTCCGGCCGATGCCGGCACCCTGGTGGCCTGGTCCAGTGGTTCGTTGCTGAACCTGGCCCAGGGCAAGTTCGGCCGTTTCGATGAAAACGCCGTGCGCTGGCTGGCGGCGGTAGGCACCAGCTATGGTGCCATTGCCGTGAAAAGCGATTCGCCCTACAAGACCCTCGACGACCTGGTCGCGGCGCTGAAAAAAGACCCGAGCAAGGTGGTGATCGGCTCCGGCGGCACCGTCGGCAGCCAGGACTGGATGCAGACCGCGCTGATCGCCAAGGCCGCCGGGATCAACCCGCGCGACCTGCGCTACGTGGCCCTGGAAGGCGGCGGCGAAATCGCCACGGCGCTGCTCGGCGGGCACATTCAGGTCGGCAGTACCGACATCTCCGACTCCATGCCGCACATCCAGAGCGGCGACATGCGCCTGCTTGCGGTGTTCGCCGAAACCCGCCTGGACGAGCCGGAAATGAAGAACATCCCCACCGCCAAGGAACAGGGCTATGACATCGTCTGGCCGGTGGTGCGCGGTTTCTACCTCGGGCCGAAAGTGACCGATGAAGAGTACGACTGGTGGAAAGCCTCGTTCGACAAGCTGCTGGCCTCGGAAGAGTTCGCCAAGCTGCGCGACCAGCGCGAGCTGTTCCCTTTCGCCATGACCGGCGCCGAGCTGGACACCTACGTGAAGAAACAGGTGGCTGACTACAAGGCCCTGGCCAAGGAATTTGGCTTGATTCAATAA
- a CDS encoding tripartite tricarboxylate transporter permease, producing MDTLGYLGQGFGVALSPYNLVTALAGTLIGTVVGLLPGLGPINGVALLIPIAFALGLPPESALILLAAVYLGCEYGGRISSILLNIPGEASTVMTTLDGYPMARQGLAGVALSLSAWSSFIGAFIATCGMVLFAPLLAKWAIAFGPAEYFVLMVFAIVCLGGMAGDRPLKTFIAALIGLFLSSVGIDANSGVYRFTGDSVHLADGIQFVVLVLGLFSISEILLLLEKTHHGHEAVKATGRMLFNFKEAASVFVVNIRCGLLGFIMGVLPGAGATLASAVAYMTEKRIAGASGTFGKGDKRGLAAPETAIGASCCGALVPMLTLGVPGSGTTAVMIGALTLYNITPGPMLFAQQPDIVWGLIASLFIANIMLVILNIPMIRIFTRILAVPNWALVPVIAIITAIGVYAVHATTFDLFLMIGIGIFGYILRKLDFPLSPILLGFILGGLMEQNLRRALSISNGALDILWSSPISMSVWGLTIAMMLLPLLRIWRKRSLQRRALADV from the coding sequence ATGGATACGCTTGGTTATCTCGGCCAGGGCTTCGGCGTCGCCCTGAGCCCCTACAACCTGGTTACCGCCCTCGCCGGCACCCTGATCGGCACCGTGGTCGGCCTGCTGCCGGGCCTGGGCCCGATCAACGGCGTGGCGCTGCTGATCCCGATTGCCTTCGCTCTCGGCCTGCCGCCGGAGTCGGCGCTGATTTTGCTGGCAGCGGTGTACCTGGGGTGCGAATACGGCGGGCGGATCAGCTCGATCCTGCTCAATATCCCCGGTGAAGCGTCGACGGTCATGACTACCCTCGACGGCTACCCCATGGCCCGCCAGGGCCTGGCCGGGGTGGCGCTGTCGCTGTCGGCCTGGAGTTCGTTCATCGGCGCCTTTATCGCTACCTGCGGCATGGTGCTGTTCGCGCCGCTATTGGCGAAATGGGCGATCGCCTTCGGCCCGGCGGAGTATTTCGTGCTGATGGTGTTCGCCATTGTCTGCCTGGGTGGCATGGCCGGCGACCGGCCGTTGAAGACCTTCATCGCCGCGCTGATCGGGCTGTTTCTTTCCAGTGTCGGCATCGACGCCAACAGCGGCGTGTACCGCTTCACCGGTGACAGCGTGCACCTGGCCGATGGCATTCAGTTCGTGGTGCTGGTGCTGGGCCTGTTCTCCATCAGCGAGATTCTCCTGCTGCTGGAAAAAACCCACCATGGCCACGAAGCGGTGAAAGCCACCGGGCGCATGCTGTTCAACTTCAAGGAAGCGGCCTCGGTATTCGTCGTCAACATTCGCTGCGGCCTGCTCGGTTTCATCATGGGCGTGCTGCCCGGTGCCGGCGCAACCCTGGCCAGCGCCGTGGCCTACATGACCGAAAAGCGCATCGCCGGTGCCAGCGGCACCTTCGGCAAGGGCGACAAGCGCGGCCTGGCCGCACCGGAAACCGCCATCGGTGCCTCCTGCTGCGGCGCCCTGGTGCCAATGCTGACCCTCGGCGTACCCGGCTCGGGCACCACCGCCGTGATGATCGGCGCCCTGACCCTGTACAACATCACCCCGGGGCCGATGCTGTTCGCCCAGCAACCGGACATCGTCTGGGGCCTGATCGCGTCGTTGTTCATCGCCAACATCATGCTGGTGATCCTCAACATCCCGATGATCCGCATCTTCACCCGCATCCTCGCCGTGCCGAACTGGGCGCTGGTGCCGGTGATCGCGATCATCACCGCGATCGGTGTGTACGCGGTGCATGCCACCACCTTCGACCTGTTCCTGATGATCGGCATCGGTATCTTCGGCTACATCCTGCGCAAGCTGGACTTCCCGCTGTCGCCAATCTTGCTGGGCTTCATCCTCGGCGGGTTGATGGAGCAGAACCTGCGCCGGGCGCTGTCGATTTCCAATGGTGCCCTGGACATCCTCTGGTCGAGCCCGATCAGCATGAGCGTGTGGGGCCTGACCATCGCCATGATGCTTTTGCCGCTGCTGCGCATCTGGCGCAAGCGCAGCCTTCAGCGTCGTGCCCTGGCCGATGTCTGA
- a CDS encoding sensor histidine kinase: MRNSDSLRGRLLWNLAILLVVLMLASGLSAYWNGREAADTAYDRTLLASARTIAAGLSQRDGTLSADVPYVALDTFAYDSAGRIYYQVNDIHQRLISGYENLPAPPPNTPRTDDYPALARFYNARYLGQDVRVVSLLKAVSEPNMNGMAEIRVAETEEARVRMARSLMADTLLRLGMLALGALMLVWFAVSAALRPLERLRSAVEERQPDDLRALPVVQVQRELSPLVRALNHFTERLRGQFERQAQFIAEAAHELRTPLAALKARVELGLRSNEPQVWRETLEAAAQGTDRLTHLANQLLSLARVENGARAIAEGGAQLLDLSQLARELGMAMAPLAHARGVALALETEGPVWVRGEPTLLNELLSNLVDNAMAYTPKGGDVILRVVEPGILEVEDDGPGIPESEREKVFERFYRRGAQGTGLGLAIVGEICRAHLAQISLHDGERGGLKVRVSFSAD; the protein is encoded by the coding sequence ATGCGTAACAGCGACAGCCTGCGCGGGCGACTGCTATGGAACCTGGCAATCCTGCTGGTGGTGCTGATGCTGGCCAGCGGCCTGAGCGCTTACTGGAACGGCCGTGAAGCCGCCGACACCGCCTACGACCGTACCTTGCTGGCCTCGGCACGGACCATCGCCGCGGGCCTGTCGCAACGCGACGGCACCCTCAGCGCCGATGTGCCCTACGTGGCCCTGGACACTTTCGCCTACGACAGCGCCGGGCGCATCTACTACCAGGTCAACGATATTCACCAGCGCTTGATCTCCGGCTACGAAAACCTGCCGGCACCGCCGCCCAATACCCCGCGCACTGACGACTACCCGGCCCTGGCACGCTTTTACAACGCCCGTTATCTGGGTCAGGACGTGCGCGTGGTCAGCCTGCTCAAGGCGGTTAGCGAGCCGAACATGAACGGCATGGCCGAAATCCGCGTGGCCGAAACCGAAGAGGCGCGGGTGCGCATGGCCCGCAGCCTGATGGCCGATACCCTGCTGCGCCTGGGCATGCTCGCCCTCGGCGCGCTGATGCTGGTGTGGTTTGCCGTCAGCGCCGCCCTGCGTCCGCTGGAGCGCTTGCGCAGCGCTGTGGAGGAGCGCCAGCCCGATGACCTGCGGGCCTTGCCGGTGGTCCAGGTGCAGCGCGAGCTGAGCCCGCTGGTGCGCGCCCTGAACCACTTTACCGAACGCTTGCGCGGCCAGTTCGAACGCCAGGCGCAGTTTATCGCCGAGGCCGCCCATGAACTGCGCACGCCGCTGGCAGCGCTAAAGGCGCGGGTCGAACTGGGCTTGCGCTCCAACGAGCCGCAAGTCTGGCGCGAAACCCTTGAGGCCGCCGCGCAAGGCACCGATCGCCTGACCCACCTGGCCAACCAGTTGCTGTCGCTGGCGCGGGTTGAAAACGGCGCCCGGGCGATTGCCGAAGGCGGCGCGCAATTGCTCGACCTCAGCCAATTGGCCCGTGAGCTGGGCATGGCCATGGCGCCGCTGGCCCATGCGCGTGGCGTCGCCCTGGCGCTGGAGACCGAGGGGCCGGTGTGGGTGCGCGGCGAGCCGACGCTGCTCAATGAGCTGCTGAGCAACCTGGTCGATAACGCCATGGCGTATACGCCCAAGGGCGGCGATGTGATTCTGCGCGTGGTTGAGCCGGGCATTCTCGAAGTCGAAGACGACGGCCCGGGGATTCCTGAAAGCGAGCGCGAAAAGGTCTTCGAGCGCTTCTACCGGCGCGGCGCCCAGGGCACTGGCCTGGGCCTGGCGATTGTCGGCGAGATCTGCCGCGCGCACCTGGCGCAGATCAGCCTGCACGATGGTGAGCGTGGCGGCTTGAAGGTGCGGGTCAGCTTCAGCGCTGACTAG
- a CDS encoding autotransporter outer membrane beta-barrel domain-containing protein — protein sequence MTKPSIFKPSALSCALQAALVAPLVMASAQALAITKVVESNQTFTATSGTPSYNYRVLENATLNVQGARTEHIQVRKGQLNIEGGTVTAVGSNNAVALVSSTARIANARIDSAQGNGLTVGRLLDGSATGSEVQVQSSEINGGRFGATLSAYSNLSLKDSSLTGATADGLLMIGGQAQAHNSVIKGAESGVRLSHEYYGSEANEQAPTLLLDNSKVIGEAGPALVVDSATTARIDVLNGSSLEGANGTLLELKNGGSAEMQIGRSDLVGNIQVGDGSTAQLTLSNASLEGDVIVATGGAAQLSLNDQSLFKGRLENVDALALNGDSTWALVGDSQVEQLSLQGGHVQFGEPGQFYRLDLGELSGNGTFHMSADFATGEGDLFNVSGQANGQHTLAISASGHDPAAVERITVVTTGGGDAEFSLVNGPVDLGAFSYDLTKEGNDWHLDTEKKVISPGTRSVLALFNTAPTVWYGELSSLRTRMGELRYNEGKSGAWGRAYGSKYNVAESSGTAYKQTQQGFTLGADAQVGDSQWLVGVLAGHSKSDLDLSRGTTGTVDSYYAGAYTTWLDQDSGYYFDAVAKVNRFDNKSKVAMSDGSQAKGNYKTNGVGASAEFGRHIKLDDGYFVEPFAQVSAVSIQGASYDLDSGLKAEGDRTMSVLGKAGATVGRNFDLGEGRFAQPYLRAAAVHEFAKNNQVKVNDNVFNNDLSGSRAEVGAGIAVSLSERLQLHADIDYSNGDKIEKPFGANVGVRFTW from the coding sequence ATGACCAAACCAAGCATCTTCAAACCCTCGGCGCTTTCGTGCGCCTTGCAGGCAGCCCTTGTCGCACCTTTGGTGATGGCATCGGCTCAGGCCCTGGCTATCACCAAGGTTGTCGAAAGCAACCAGACCTTTACCGCTACCTCGGGGACGCCGTCCTACAACTATCGCGTATTGGAAAATGCCACTCTGAATGTCCAGGGTGCGCGGACCGAGCACATTCAAGTGCGCAAGGGCCAACTGAACATCGAGGGTGGCACCGTCACTGCCGTCGGCTCGAACAACGCTGTTGCCCTGGTGAGCAGTACCGCCCGTATCGCCAACGCACGTATCGATAGCGCCCAGGGCAACGGCCTGACGGTTGGCCGATTGCTCGATGGTTCGGCGACCGGGTCCGAGGTCCAGGTCCAGAGCAGCGAAATCAACGGTGGCCGATTCGGTGCAACCCTCAGCGCCTATAGCAATCTGTCGCTCAAAGACTCGAGCCTGACCGGTGCTACGGCTGATGGTCTGTTGATGATCGGCGGCCAGGCCCAGGCGCACAACAGCGTGATCAAGGGCGCCGAGAGCGGTGTGCGTTTGTCTCATGAATACTATGGCTCTGAAGCCAACGAGCAGGCGCCGACTTTGCTGCTGGACAACAGCAAAGTGATCGGGGAAGCAGGGCCGGCCCTGGTGGTGGATTCTGCAACCACCGCCCGTATCGACGTACTCAATGGTTCGAGCCTGGAAGGCGCCAATGGCACCCTGCTTGAGCTCAAGAACGGTGGTTCGGCAGAGATGCAGATTGGCCGCAGCGACCTGGTCGGCAATATTCAGGTAGGCGATGGCAGCACTGCGCAACTGACCCTGAGCAATGCCAGCCTGGAAGGTGATGTGATTGTCGCCACTGGCGGCGCGGCGCAACTGAGCCTGAACGATCAATCGCTGTTCAAGGGGCGCCTGGAAAACGTCGACGCACTGGCGCTCAACGGCGACAGTACCTGGGCGCTGGTGGGTGACAGCCAGGTTGAACAATTGAGCCTGCAGGGCGGCCATGTGCAGTTTGGCGAGCCTGGCCAGTTCTATCGCCTGGACCTGGGAGAGCTGTCTGGCAACGGCACCTTTCATATGTCGGCTGACTTCGCCACTGGCGAAGGCGACCTGTTCAATGTCAGCGGTCAGGCCAACGGTCAGCACACCCTCGCCATCAGTGCCAGTGGTCACGACCCGGCCGCTGTCGAGCGGATCACCGTGGTCACTACCGGCGGCGGCGATGCCGAGTTCAGCCTGGTGAACGGTCCTGTCGACCTGGGCGCGTTTTCCTATGACCTGACCAAGGAAGGCAACGACTGGCACCTGGACACCGAGAAGAAAGTCATCAGCCCCGGCACCCGTTCGGTCCTGGCGCTGTTCAATACCGCACCGACCGTGTGGTATGGCGAGCTGTCGTCGCTGCGCACCCGCATGGGCGAGTTGCGCTACAACGAAGGTAAAAGCGGCGCCTGGGGCCGTGCCTATGGCAGCAAGTACAACGTTGCCGAGTCGTCTGGCACCGCCTACAAGCAAACCCAGCAGGGCTTCACCCTGGGTGCCGATGCCCAGGTGGGCGACAGCCAGTGGCTGGTGGGTGTGCTGGCCGGTCATAGCAAGTCCGACCTGGACCTGAGCCGCGGTACTACCGGTACGGTCGACAGCTACTACGCCGGTGCCTACACCACCTGGCTGGACCAGGACAGCGGTTACTACTTTGACGCGGTGGCCAAGGTCAACCGCTTCGACAACAAGTCCAAGGTGGCCATGAGCGACGGCAGCCAGGCCAAGGGCAACTACAAGACCAACGGCGTCGGTGCGTCGGCCGAGTTCGGTCGTCACATCAAGCTCGATGACGGCTACTTCGTTGAACCTTTCGCCCAAGTGTCGGCAGTGAGCATCCAGGGTGCATCCTACGACCTGGACAGCGGCCTGAAGGCTGAAGGTGACCGCACCATGTCGGTACTCGGCAAGGCCGGTGCCACGGTAGGTCGCAACTTTGATCTTGGCGAGGGGCGCTTTGCCCAGCCGTACCTGCGCGCTGCCGCGGTGCACGAGTTCGCCAAGAACAACCAGGTCAAGGTCAACGACAACGTGTTCAACAACGACCTGTCCGGCTCGCGTGCCGAGGTCGGTGCCGGTATTGCCGTGTCGCTGTCCGAGCGCCTGCAGTTGCATGCCGATATCGATTACAGCAACGGCGACAAGATCGAAAAGCCGTTCGGTGCCAACGTCGGCGTGCGTTTCACCTGGTAA